The following DNA comes from Candidatus Peregrinibacteria bacterium.
GATTCTGAAAAACTTGGAAATCCAGCAATGGTATGAGTCATGAGTGCAGGACGAACAGGGGATTCTTGGATAGCATTGCTGATAGCGTTCACAAGGCGTTGACAGAGAAAACAACAGCAAGTATGGCAAAAAAATATATCGGTAACAATGGGCGAAAAGCTATTGTTTCCCTCGGTATTGAAAAAGGAATCGCAAAATTTTTCGTGTTTTTGGTGAAAAGAGTTTTTCCGCAAAAAATTTCCCCGAGGCGGTTTTAACAATTTCTGAAAGCGTGGGGTAAATATGTACTGAACTCGCAATATGTCCGAGAGTGAGCCCTGCATTTCGCGCAAGAATGAGCTCGTGGATAACTTCTCCGGCGTGCGATCCCACAATTTCTCCACCAATAATCTTTGCCCTTTTTCCAGTGGTAAGAATTTTTATAAATCCGCGTGTTTCCGATTCTGTTAAAGCACGGTCTTGTTTTTCGAATGAATGTGTCCAAACTCGATACGAAATACCACGTTTTTTTGCTTCTGTTTCGCTCAGTCCACACACTGCTATTTCTGGATCGGTAAAAGTAGTGCGGGGAATGTTGTCATAGTCTGCTTTTCGCGAAATACCGATTATGGCGTTTGCCACCACAATACCTCCCTCATATCCGGCAGTATGGGTAAAGAGAGATTTTCCATTAATGTCCCCAGCGGCGTAAATATGCTTTTTACTCGTTCGGAGGCGCGCATCTGTTGTAATTCCTCTTTTGTCATACTCTATGCCAGCTCGTTCGAGCTTGAGAAAATCCATATTTGGAATTCTCCCTGTGGCAACCAGAATTTCATCTACTTCTATTTCTTTGGAATCTTCTCCTTGAAGAAAGGTGATTACTTTCTTTTCCTTCGTTTTGTGAATCTGCTGAACAGTGCTTTTTGTGTGAATAGCAATGCCTTCTTCACGGAAGACTTCCATAAGTATTTCAGAAGTTTTCTCCTCTTCTCGAGGCAAAATTCGCTCTCCTCGAATAAGAAGAAAAACCTTTGTTCCGATACGTACAAAGGCTTGTGCCATTTCACATCCAATAGCACCACCTCCAAGAATAGCGAGAGTTTTTGGTTGCTCTTTGAGAGAGAAAATTTCTTTATTGGTCACAAATCCGCTTTCTCGTAAACCCTGAATTGGAGGAATAAATGGTCGAGAGCCAGTAGCAATGGCAATTTTTCTTCCAGAAATTTGAAATTCACTTCCTCGTGTCAAAAATTCCTTTTGCTGAAATTTCTCCATTTCTGGGCTCAATTTCACATAAATGGTTTTTTCGTCCCAAAAATCGGCTTTTCCAAAAATAACATCAACACCCATATCTCGGAATCTCTTCGGATCATCGTGCTCGGCGGCAAGACCGATAACATTCTGGATTCTCTTTTGAATTTCTAAAAAATCAAACTTTGGGTTTTCCGCATAAAGACCATATTTGTTTGCATTCTGAATGGTGTGTGCGATGCGAGCGGATTTGATAAGCGCTTTGCTGGGAATACATCCAAACATTAAACAATCTCCGCCAAGCAGTGCGTTACTCACGAGTGCGACTTTTGCGCCAAGTTGTGCTGCTCCTGATGCGATGGTAAGTCCGGCGGCACCTCCACCAAGAACGAGAAGATCGTATTCGGGTTTCATAAAAGGGGCAGAAGAAAATCAGGAGGAAGTTTTTTGTGCAGTGAGTTTTTTGATAATTTGTGGAACAAGAAGTACAAACACAATTAGTATTCCGGGGAGAAGAAGCGCTTTTGGTCCTTTGGTAATGGCATCTCCAAAAAACACAAATGCGGGACTTAAAACGGCATTTGTGAGCAAAGTTGCCCAAAAGAAATCGCGTGCTTTTGCGGTTTTTACAAGTCCTGCGGCATAACTCACTGGCGCGTAGGGAAGAAGAAGACACCGAAGAATAATGAATGTTTGAAGTCCATTATGTAAAAGCCGTTCTTCTATTTTTTCGGTAAAGGTTGAGAGCATTTCTTTTTTTTCCACAAAATTCGGCAGATTCTTTCCGAAATATCGTGTGATTAAAAAAGCGGTTTGTGCCGCCGCGGTCGCCGCAATAATTACAAGAAATGCCCCAAATGCCTTCCCAAAAAGTACGCCTGCCAAAATGGTGAGTGCAAGAGTGGAGAGAAAGGATAGCGTGGCGATATAGTATCCAGCAACAAAGAGGAAAGGGGCGATCGGTCCGGCAGAGCGAAGAAATGTACGTATTTTTTCCTGATTTTCTTCTGAAAAAAAATGTTGCACACCATTAACTTTGATTAAAAAAATAACCAGAAAAAATATTCCAAGAAATGTAAGGATGAGGGCGGTTCGTTTTTTGCTCATAAAAAAGATGATCACTCTCCATTGTAGGTGTGTTGCAATACTTTTGCGAGAATTGCGTAAAAACAAGTTTCTTTCAGGTTCTTACATCTTTAAAATATTCGTTTACCTTACCTATTTTTTTCATAACTTTTTATTTGCGAAAAATATTATAAAATTTTATAATAGTACGAAATATAAAAATACATTTTGAAAAAAACTCATCAACAAAAGTGGTTCACTCCTCTTCTTGTCAGTCTTCTGTTCCTTTCCGGTTGTTTCGGTGGCGAGTCGACAACTTCGAAAGATCGCTGGGACTGGGAAGGGGAATTAGATGCTTCCGAACAGAAACAGGTCGATATGCCAATGGTGTCTTCGAAAAACACTTCTGAAATAAAAAAAGTACATCTCCAAACAGAAGAAAAAAAGGAGGCAGAAGACATTGCAAGCGAACTCAATAATATGTGGGGACCAGACCCTTTTGCCCAAAAAAATAATGAAGAAGAAACAACTGATGTTATGAAAAATGAGGAAAGTTCTCTTTCACCAGAAGAAGAGCAGGGATTTTTAGATCCTTCTTTAGAACAAAAAAATGAAGAACTTGTACCACAAGAAAGGAGAACAGCCTCTTTTTCTTCTGATGTTGAGATGCTCAATATTCTTCGGGAATTAGCAGAAGCAAAAACGGAAAGCGAAAAAAAGAGATCCTTTCACGTTCACTTAAAAAAATTCCAGAAACATCTGCATATCTCGATTTTTTACTCGAACTCAAACAGGTGGTGCCATCCTCTCTTCATGATATCGTGAACGAAAAAATTGTTTCCCTTTTGGGAAAGGGGCAATAAGAGAATCTTTTGTGAAACAAAAGGGGTTAGGTTATGTCTTCTGAAAATGCAACTCTGAGCTTTTTTGCAAGAGTGACGAGTTCTTGAACACGATTATCTCCTGTGTTAATAGCAACAGCTTTTTCGAGGAGCGTGATGGCTTTTTCAAAAAAATTTATCTGAAGATAGCACGCAGCAAGATCACACAAAATAGCAGGATCATCATTGCGCAAAAAAAGCGCCCTCTGAAGGATGGCTATTCCTTCGTTTCGTTTTCCGGAGTGAAAAAGTGACCAACCAAGACACCGAAGAATTTCCGGATTATTTGGTTGACCAGCATTGCTTATTTGGAAAAAAGAGATCGACTTCCCCCATTCTTCTTTTTGGGAAGCAACAAAGCCGAGCACAAAATTTGCGATATAGCTTTTAGGAGAGAGGAGGAGAACATATTCTGCCGCTCGCATGGCTTCTGGAATGCGTTCGAGTGATAAAAGGTTGTCCGATACCTCTTCAGCCGCTTCTACACATGCAGGGTCTTCTATGAGAATTTCTTCTGCAATAGTGAGCGCTTCCTTGTGTTTTCCGCTCATTTTGCACTCCTCCGATTTTGCAAGCGCTTGAATAGTGCGTTGACTCAGATTTTTTTGCCTTCCTCGTTGGATTCCCTTTTTTTGCTTCTGCGGCATTTTGATGAAAAAAAAGTATTCCTTTCATTGTTCCAAACTCCGACGAAAATTTCAACCCTTTTTCCTATTTTTGTAGAGATGAGTTCTTTTGGGAAAAATAAGAACTTGCCGCAAGTAATCCATCAGGATTTCCCACATCAAATCGTTCTCCAGTAAGAATGCGTCC
Coding sequences within:
- a CDS encoding mercuric reductase, whose translation is MKPEYDLLVLGGGAAGLTIASGAAQLGAKVALVSNALLGGDCLMFGCIPSKALIKSARIAHTIQNANKYGLYAENPKFDFLEIQKRIQNVIGLAAEHDDPKRFRDMGVDVIFGKADFWDEKTIYVKLSPEMEKFQQKEFLTRGSEFQISGRKIAIATGSRPFIPPIQGLRESGFVTNKEIFSLKEQPKTLAILGGGAIGCEMAQAFVRIGTKVFLLIRGERILPREEEKTSEILMEVFREEGIAIHTKSTVQQIHKTKEKKVITFLQGEDSKEIEVDEILVATGRIPNMDFLKLERAGIEYDKRGITTDARLRTSKKHIYAAGDINGKSLFTHTAGYEGGIVVANAIIGISRKADYDNIPRTTFTDPEIAVCGLSETEAKKRGISYRVWTHSFEKQDRALTESETRGFIKILTTGKRAKIIGGEIVGSHAGEVIHELILARNAGLTLGHIASSVHIYPTLSEIVKTASGKFFAEKLFSPKTRKILRFLFQYRGKQ
- a CDS encoding TVP38/TMEM64 family protein, producing the protein MSKKRTALILTFLGIFFLVIFLIKVNGVQHFFSEENQEKIRTFLRSAGPIAPFLFVAGYYIATLSFLSTLALTILAGVLFGKAFGAFLVIIAATAAAQTAFLITRYFGKNLPNFVEKKEMLSTFTEKIEERLLHNGLQTFIILRCLLLPYAPVSYAAGLVKTAKARDFFWATLLTNAVLSPAFVFFGDAITKGPKALLLPGILIVFVLLVPQIIKKLTAQKTSS
- a CDS encoding tetratricopeptide repeat protein, with product MPQKQKKGIQRGRQKNLSQRTIQALAKSEECKMSGKHKEALTIAEEILIEDPACVEAAEEVSDNLLSLERIPEAMRAAEYVLLLSPKSYIANFVLGFVASQKEEWGKSISFFQISNAGQPNNPEILRCLGWSLFHSGKRNEGIAILQRALFLRNDDPAILCDLAACYLQINFFEKAITLLEKAVAINTGDNRVQELVTLAKKLRVAFSEDIT